Proteins from a single region of Elgaria multicarinata webbii isolate HBS135686 ecotype San Diego chromosome 23, rElgMul1.1.pri, whole genome shotgun sequence:
- the LOC134413241 gene encoding guanine nucleotide-binding protein subunit alpha-15-like — protein MVWCLCFLSEDQKNAIAIDKEINRLLQEQKKRDRWELKLLLLGTGESGKSTFIKQMRIIHGVGYTEEDRKGFVKVVHQNIFMSIQAMIQAMDTLRIAYAEPENVQNAKLLLEVDAYKMTMMEACHASMIGSLWKDTGIRTCYRRRREYHLLDSTAYFLSNLDRIAADGYVPSSQDILRTRVPTTGINEYCFSVQKVTLRIVDVGGQRSERRKWIHCFENVIALIYLASLSEYDQFLEENSSENRMRESLDLFRTILELPWFWNTSIILFLNKVDILEEKIMISDLAAFFPGFPGPKQDAPSAKRFILEMYMDIFTQFSDHDDNAGVRTSKEVCRPRILYPHYTCATDTQNIGTVFEDIKDAVLAGYLEEFNLV, from the exons ATGGTTTGGTGCCTCTGCTTTCTGTCGGAAGACCAGAAAAATGCCATCGCGATAGATAAAGAAATCAATCGGCTTCTGCAAGAGCAAAAGAAACGGGATAGGTGGGAGTTGAAGCTGCTTTTGCTGG GTACCGGAGAGAGCGGGAAAAGTACCTTCATCAAACAGATGCGGATCATCCACGGGGTGGGATACACGGAAGAGGACCGGAAAGGGTTTGTCAAGGTTGTGCATCAGAACATCTTCATGTCCATCCAGGCCATGATCCAGGCCATGGACACCCTCCGGATTGCTTATGCTGAGCCAGAGAATGTG CAAAATGCCAAGCTCCTCCTGGAAGTGGACGCTTACAAAATGACCATGATGGAGGCATGCCATGCCAGCATGATCGGAAGCCTCTGGAAGGACACCGGGATCAGGACCTGCTACCGGAGGCGGAGGGAGTATCACCTACTGGATTCCACTGCGTA TTTCTTGTCCAACCTGGACCGCATCGCAGCGGATGGTTATGTGCCGAGTTCTCAGGACATCCTGAGGACCCGCGTGCCGACGACCGGCATTAATGAGTACTGCTTTTCGGTGCAAAAGGTAACCTTAAG GATTGTTGACGTTGGCGGCCAGAGGTCAGAGCGTCGGAAATGGATCCACTGTTTCGAAAACGTGATTGCCTTGATCTATTTGGCTTCTCTAAGCGAATATgaccagttcctggaggagaacagCAGTGAA AACCGGATGCGAGAGAGCCTCGACCTCTTCAGAACCATCCTGGAGCTCCCGTGGTTCTGGAACACCTCCATCATCCTCTTCCTCAACAAAGTGGACATCTTGGAGGAGAAGATCATGATCTCTGACCTGGCTGCTTTTTTCCCAGGTTTTCCAG gcccaaagCAAGATGCCCCTTCGGCGAAGCGCTTCATCCTAGAAATGTACATGGACATCTTCACACAGTTTTCAGACCATGACGACAACGCTGGCGTGAGGACTTCCAAAGAGGTCTGCAGGCCCCGGATCCTTTATCCCCACTACACCTGTGCAACGGACACGCAGAACATCGGCACAGTCTTTGAGGACATTAAAGATGCCGTCTTGGCAGGGTACCTGGAGGAGTTCAACCTCGTTTAA
- the LOC134413242 gene encoding mast cell protease 1A-like: MGKLLQPLLLLVLSFSLAQPAHFRSQIIGGHEAKPHSRPYMAALKSEGGFICGGFLVAPQWVMTAAHCFSEFTIVLGAHNLYAVEESQQVLGVESYHIHPEYDPTIISNDILLLKLNLEAKLNKYVQIVPLPKSSSDLPGGTGCSIAGWGLIDQFRTTPKLFETNVTIYNRRKCMKFYPELNDGMICAGSYNQLRDSSQGDSGGPMVCNGVVQGIVSFGNHFPPGVYSRIANYLPWIKEIMESDQ; the protein is encoded by the exons CCCACTTTCGGAGTCAGATTATTGGGGGTCACGAAGCTAAGCCCCACTCCAGACCATACATGGCGGCCTTGAAGTCAGAGGGCGGTTTCATCTGTGGTGGATTCCTAGTGGCACCCCAGTGGGTCATGACCGCAGCACACTGCTTCAG CGAATTTACCATCGTCTTGGGGGCGCATAACCTCTACGCGGTCGAGGAGTCTCAACAAGTGCTTGGTGTCGAGTCTTACCACATTCACCCGGAATATGACCCAACAATAATTTCGAACGATATCCTTCTGCTGAAG CTAAACTTAGAGGCCAAGCTGAACAAATACGTTCAAATAGTGCCCTTGCCGAAGTCCAGCAGCGACCTCCCCGGTGGGACGGGATGCAGCATAGCCGGATGGGGCCTGATTGACCAATTCAGAACCACACCGAAGCTCTTCGAGACCAACGTCACCATCTACAACCGCAGAAAATGCATGAAGTTCTACCCAGAGCTCAATGATGGGATGATCTGTGCAGGCAGCTACAACCAACTTCGGGATTCGAGCCAG GGGGACTCTGGAGGGCCAATGGTGTGCAACGGCGTGGTGCAGGGAATCGTCTCCTTCGGCAACCACTTCCCTCCCGGGGTTTACTCCCGCATTGCCAACTACCTTCCTTGGATCAAGGAAATCATGGAATCAGACCAGTGA